The sequence below is a genomic window from Anopheles cruzii chromosome 3, idAnoCruzAS_RS32_06, whole genome shotgun sequence.
GAAGCAGCTGGTGAAAGACTATATCGAGCACCTCATCACAGTATATCGACGCGTACTGCGTCACCTTCAGCACGTTAAAAAGGTAGCCGGTCACTTCGTAAGCCGGCTTCTTGTGGTACGGAAAGGTCTTACGTAACTGCGTCAGCACCACGTCGAAGATCATCGGTATCACATTCATCAGTCTCATGACTAGATCGTGCACTTCGGCCAACTTCTTCTGCACCGCTTCACTGGGCACACCGTGCTTCCACTGGTCTTtatcggccaccgtcgggatAAACTGTTGCACCAGCTTCGTGACCGTCATCGGACAAAAGTTCTTGTGGACGATCGATAGCTCGATCACGAAGTTTTTGTATGCCTCGACACACGTTTCGTCCCGGTGTAGCCAGGGCATGGACAGCAGCAACTCGACCAACATGGTAAAGTGCGCATTCATCAGCGGGACACTCTGTTTCGCCTCGATGAACGTCTCTAGAAACTGATCATCCTGCAAAAAAGATCAAACACAGATCAGAGATAGAGAGATCAGATAGCATTCCCGCAACGAGCCACTTACACTGAATTCGTCTTCCCTGAACTTTTGACACAGTTCCTCGTAGGTGCTCAACCGGTTGTTATCCAGGACATCCTGAAGGGCCGTTTCGATGGACAGTGCGGTAAAGCGCACCTTGTTGCGAGGAATATTCTTCGCATCTTGGCTTGGTGTCTTGAGTATTGACGATAACCGTGATTTTGCTGTAGCCGCAGACATGTTTGCATTGCGTTTCGACTGTGTATCCCGTGCAGACAGTTCGGTGGTCGTGGGAAAGGAAGGCGGAACTTGGGTTCCGCTCAAGGCTGTGCACCGGGCAGAGCTAATAGTGGGCGTGGATCACTTAAAACACAGATTGGCACACCTACGCCGACTTCTGAACAGAAACCGAATATAGTTTCTGTTATCGTACACACAGATTACGCACTATTTCACAATATTTTACATCCGCCGGAATAGAGCACGTTTTGCGGAACAATCGAAAGCTGGGAATTGTTGGCACGGGTTGACAGATGAATATTACGCGATGAACTCCGAAACCGTCAAACGACGAGTGAGTGCCTATTAGTGCTATTTGCCGAATTCATCCGCGTGGATGACAAACTTAAAACATTTCATTGTCCTCAGTTAAAACTTAAATATATCAAGAAtataaagtaaaataaataaaatattctacATTTAGAATATAAAGTGTCCACCTAAATTACAATCTAGcgtttttttcaaattcgCATAGATTTCCTGTCCTGATTACTGTGCTCTTTAGTTGTAGTGTTCCAGGCACTTTTCAATCGTTTGctcaatcaaaacaaagggCACTCACAACTGTCAGGTCACCATCTAAACACtgaaatcaaaacattccggattttatttttctcgtGAGGCAGACGCAAAAATGTCGCGTTTTAGCAGTGCTCTTCAGCTCACCGATTTGGACGATTTTATCACTCCATCTCAGGTAAATATCCGTCACGGAGTTTTAACTTAGTGATCGCATCCTGGGTTTTTTATGATTACCTTCGATTGCCTCTTTGTTTACAGGAATGCATCAAGCCCGTCAAAATAGACACGAACAAGAGCAAAACTGGGGCCAAGATAACGATTCAAGAGGATGGATCATACGTTCAAGAATCTACGGTGAGCATGACTAGTAAAGCCAGCCATCATTTCCCAACAATGTGCTTTTACCTTCCTTCCCCCAAAGAGTGGCATACAAAAGCTGGAAAAGGTGGAAATAACGTTGGCGGATTGTTTGGCCTGTTCGGGTTGTATAACATCCGCCGAAGGGGTACTGATATCCCAGCAAAGCCAAGAGGAGCTATTGCGCGTGATGAACGCGAATAATCTAGCCAAGCTCAATAATCAACTAGATGAAATCAAGTTTGTGGTCTTCACCGTGTCGCAACAGCCAATCCTGTCTCTGGCACGTAAATACAATCTCACGCCGGAGGACACGTTCGAGCATATCGCTGGTAAGATAAGCAGTTTGCGATAAGTcgccgcttttttttcttattcgtTAATTGTTCTCTCTCGATTGCGTAGGTTATTTCAAAAAGCTTGGGGCGGACATGGTTGTGGACACGAAAATTGCCGATGACTTAGCGCTGATCGAAAGCCGCAACGAGTTCGTCGAACGATACAACACCAATCGCAAAACGCTCCCGATGCTCGCATCCTCGTGTCCGGGATGGGTGTGCTACGCGGAGAAAACGCATGGCAATTTTATACTTCCGTACATTTCGACCACCCGCTCACCGCAACAAATAATGGGGATGCTGGTGAAGCAATACCTGGCCAAACTTATCGGTACCACGAGCGACCGGATCTATCATGCCACCGTTATGCCTTGCTACGACAAAAAGCTGGAAGCCTCACGTGAAGATTTCTTTAGCGAGGTCGAAAACAGTCGAGACGTTGACTGTGTCATAACCTCTAGTGAGTAACGTTAAAGCCCGAAAACCATCTCCGATGTGCAGCATGTTCCGttacttgttttgttttcagttgaAATCGAACAAATGCTAGAAAGTCTTGGACTACACACGCTCCAACTCATCGACAGGTGTCCGGTTGattggccgtggccgatggCGCGACCACCGGCGTTCGTTTGGAGTCACGAGTCGTCCGGCTCGGGAGGATACAGTGAGCATATCTTCAAGTATGCCGCCCGGAAGCTGTTCAACATCCACGTCGAGTCGGTCGAATTTAAGCCGCTTCGCAACAACGACATGCGCGAAGCGATTCTTGAGCAGAACGGAGAAGTGCTACTCCGCTTTGCCATCGCAAACGGATTTCGCAACATACAGAACATGGTTCAGAAGTTAAAGCGAGGAAAAAACACTTACGATTACGTCGAAATAATGGCGTGTCCGTCGGGGTGTCTGAACGGTGGTGCACAAATTCGCCCCGCCGATGGAAAAACGGCACGCGAGCTCACGGCAGACCTTGAGATGATGTACCGTTTGTTACCCCAGTCCAACCCCGAGAACGAGAGCGTGGAACATCTGTACACCACTTTCCTGGACAACGATggcgacaacaacaaacgaaagaacCTGCTTCACACGAGCTACCATCAGATAGAGAAGATCAACTCCGCTCTCAACATCAAATGGtaacagcggcagcggcaaagaCCCCGTTTCTTACACATTATTTTATGTTCTCTACCGCGGTGCGCGTGTAAAACCAAAAGGTATAGCAAAAATATgcgataaataaacaaaccgttCGCTCGATTGGCGGCCAGTAGCGACGCTACGAAGAAAGTCAAAACAAGCATAAACCGGTTCGGGAACCCCGTGACCGGAGCAATAAATGTCTTTTATGGTCGTGCTTTAATCAGCCGGCTGTGCAAGTACGCTATCCGAACACACCCCCCGGGGATTGGCTACTACTCGCGGACAGGTTTTGAAGATCCCTGAATGGCGATCGAACGGCGAATCCTGTCGGCAAGCGGTGGTCAACCTTTGCATTCGCAGCCGGGCAATCTGCGCGCAAGCAAGCGATAGTCCGGCATTCGGCATTGACATTGGTCCCAACCTAGGTCGTCACGGCGCTGTTGCATTCATCACACCCCTGCAACTGCAACCGGTCAAACAGATTGCGGTAACTTTTGAGGCTTAATGGACAAGTACAAGCGCAACAAATATTTAATCGGCACTCACAGCGAACGTCAAGCGTCGGGCAGCGAAACCTGCTTTCCGGAGGATAAGGTCATTTACTCAAACCAGAACACTGTCCGCTGATCGGTCTGCTACAGATGAGATCAAATTTGGAATGTGCTTGGTGGCCACACTTTTTCACGGGGAACGGCCAAATATAAGCCAACCAAGTGGAGCATTGAAACGGGTTTTGAACGGTCAGCACAACAGGGATAAAAGTTATTTGGCATTCAACGAAATGGAACTGGAAGGACCGGCCATATTCGCTTACTGTGAATTCTAAtaggaaatgaaatgaaaacagttATTGTCGATGCagaatattaaaattaataacattCATGAAGATAATTAATTAAGTAAACAGTAAATTCGGTACACAGTaactaggcgtctccatgaGGATCGTCTTTTGGAGATCGTTGTTTGATCAACCAAGCCACTTCAGTGGAGCGAATGCAAATTCAAattgggtttttttgctgtctgaACCAAGGTGAGTGACCGCGATGAATAAGAGCCCCAAATAAATTTGCTTTCTGCTTGACCGCATATGGGAGTAATCTGATCGGATACATTAATTCGTTTacgtttgtttggttttcttctcCCACGTCCAACGATGAGCTGTTTGTTTCGGGGCGAAGCTCGACCATCTAGAATAACATCACACTGCGAATTACTAACAAGATATGGGACATTTGAATTTAACGCCAACTTTCACGCCAAGAGGGGCGCTCCCATCTACGAAAGCTGATCCGTATTTGCATAAGTCAAAGTAAAGCCCCCCTCGAAGCCGGCGATAACATTCTCTCCGGCGTGGTGTCTCGGAAGCAACGGTAAATTTGTCCACCCAAAAgaatttatttgccatttgGCGCAACATCACGGGAATATCGACGAAAATGCTGGATGCTGGCCGAGTGCGAACGTGCGTTCTGCGAGCCGCCCCTAACCGCCCGATCTGCTCCGGAAGCAAGAACCTGTTTTTTGGTCACTCTTCGACTCCCGCCCGTACAGACGGAATTCGGCTAAGTCAGTATA
It includes:
- the LOC128272309 gene encoding probable cytosolic Fe-S cluster assembly factor AGAP009023 isoform X2, with protein sequence MSRFSSALQLTDLDDFITPSQPVKIDTNKSKTGAKITIQEDGSYVQESTSGIQKLEKVEITLADCLACSGCITSAEGVLISQQSQEELLRVMNANNLAKLNNQLDEIKFVVFTVSQQPILSLARKYNLTPEDTFEHIAGYFKKLGADMVVDTKIADDLALIESRNEFVERYNTNRKTLPMLASSCPGWVCYAEKTHGNFILPYISTTRSPQQIMGMLVKQYLAKLIGTTSDRIYHATVMPCYDKKLEASREDFFSEVENSRDVDCVITSIEIEQMLESLGLHTLQLIDRCPVDWPWPMARPPAFVWSHESSGSGGYSEHIFKYAARKLFNIHVESVEFKPLRNNDMREAILEQNGEVLLRFAIANGFRNIQNMVQKLKRGKNTYDYVEIMACPSGCLNGGAQIRPADGKTARELTADLEMMYRLLPQSNPENESVEHLYTTFLDNDGDNNKRKNLLHTSYHQIEKINSALNIKW
- the LOC128272309 gene encoding probable cytosolic Fe-S cluster assembly factor AGAP009023 isoform X1, whose translation is MSRFSSALQLTDLDDFITPSQECIKPVKIDTNKSKTGAKITIQEDGSYVQESTSGIQKLEKVEITLADCLACSGCITSAEGVLISQQSQEELLRVMNANNLAKLNNQLDEIKFVVFTVSQQPILSLARKYNLTPEDTFEHIAGYFKKLGADMVVDTKIADDLALIESRNEFVERYNTNRKTLPMLASSCPGWVCYAEKTHGNFILPYISTTRSPQQIMGMLVKQYLAKLIGTTSDRIYHATVMPCYDKKLEASREDFFSEVENSRDVDCVITSIEIEQMLESLGLHTLQLIDRCPVDWPWPMARPPAFVWSHESSGSGGYSEHIFKYAARKLFNIHVESVEFKPLRNNDMREAILEQNGEVLLRFAIANGFRNIQNMVQKLKRGKNTYDYVEIMACPSGCLNGGAQIRPADGKTARELTADLEMMYRLLPQSNPENESVEHLYTTFLDNDGDNNKRKNLLHTSYHQIEKINSALNIKW